A region from the Acipenser ruthenus chromosome 49, fAciRut3.2 maternal haplotype, whole genome shotgun sequence genome encodes:
- the LOC117966144 gene encoding cytochrome b-c1 complex subunit 10-like, which produces MLAKLIGPRYVQLAKTWLPTLSAWGAVGGVTLVYATDWRVILDYVPYINGKFKKDE; this is translated from the exons ATGTTAGCGAAACTGATCGGACCGAGATACGTGCAGCTTGCTAAGACCTG gctccCCACGCTGTCTGCCTGGGGTGCGGTGGGCGGGGTCACGCTGGTCTATGCCACTGACTGGCGGGTGATTCTCGACTACGTGCCCTACATCAACGGCAAGTTCAAGAAGGACGAGTAG